Proteins encoded together in one Phyllostomus discolor isolate MPI-MPIP mPhyDis1 chromosome 6, mPhyDis1.pri.v3, whole genome shotgun sequence window:
- the MXD1 gene encoding max dimerization protein 1, translated as MATAVRMNIQMLLEAADYLERREREAEHGYASMLPYNNKDRDALKRRNKSKKNNSNSRSTHNEMEKNRRAHLRLCLEKLKGLVPLGPESNRHTTLSLLTKAKLHIKKLEDCDRKAIHQIDQLQREQRHLKRQLEKLGIERIRMDSIGSPVSSERSDSDREEIDVDVESTDYLTGELDWSSSSVSDSDERGSMQSLGSDEGYSSSSVKRIKLQDNRKTCLSL; from the exons ATGGCGACGGCGGTTCGGATGAACATCCAGATGCTGCTGGAAGCGGCTGACTACCTAGAGCGGCGGGAGAGAG AAGCTGAGCACGGTTATGCCTCCATGTTACCATACAATAACAAGGACAGAGATGCCTTAAAACGGAGGAACAAATCCAAGAAGAATAACAGCAATAGCAG ATCAACTCACAACGAAATGGAGAAGAATCG ACGGGCCCATCTTCGCCTGTGCCTGGAGAAGTTGAAGGGGCTAGTGCCACTTGGGCCTGAATCAAATCGACATACTACATTGAGCTTATTAACAAAAGCCAAATTGCACATAAAG AAACTTGAAGATTGTGACAGAAAAGCCATTCACCAAATAGACCAGCTTCAGCGAGAGCAGCGACACCTGAAGAGGCAGCTGGAGAAACTGGGCATTGAGAGGATACGGATGGACAGCATCGGCTCCCCAGTCTCCTCAGAGCGCTCAGATTCCGACAGGG AAGAAATCGATGTGGATGTTGAAAGCACAGACTATCTCACAGGCGAGTTGGActggagcagcagcagcgtgAGTGATTCTGATGAACGGGGAAGCATGCAGAGCCTCGGCAGTGATGAGGGCTACTCCAGCTCCAGCGTCAAGAGAATAAAGCTTCAGGACAATCGCAAGACGTGTCTTAGCCTATAA